Part of the Chanodichthys erythropterus isolate Z2021 chromosome 13, ASM2448905v1, whole genome shotgun sequence genome is shown below.
CCAATCATAGTAACCTAGACAACAAGCTACAACAACCCAATTTTGAGCAGGCAGCGGAGATACACGCCTTAAGGGACCGTCTGAAAAGTGCAAAACCCGAAAcccttttgctcattttatattACGAAAAATACTCAGTAACGTCACTGTAACACACTGTACTGTCACCGAATTCAGTTCATACATCACTGCCCTCCTGCTGGTTATAGGTACACTTAGTTTGGCAAGTAGCACATAAAGGCCTTCTTTACACAAATGATGTTGGTACACAGCTTACATTCTTACAACAGCTTTTGCATGATAATTGCTTACTGGATTTGATGgcattacaatttatttaatatttttaccaaTAACAGtgtagttattattattttattttatttaataattataatcataaacgttatgctttaaaaaagaaaaattaaactaaGTGTTGGGTTTTGCACTTTTCAGACGGTCCCTTCAGGCGTGTATCTCCGCTGCCTGCTCATAGAGACAtttattataaagcacatttgaggaaaattgggttgttgtagcttgttgtctaggttactatgattggaagtagctgcatttgtgttttaacaacATTTAGCTAACGAGTTATTAATCCGGGAAGCTCGAATCTGTGAATATATTGCCAACTGAACTGCTTGACATAAGCACTGACTGCATTTCTTCATTTTTGCGTCCAAGTTCAAACTCTATGAGCCGCGCATTTACCACCACGTAAAATTTCCTTccttcccatttttttttttaccaccatgtccctttaggggctccgtaatACGTAATGATCGTAATCAAAGTACGTTTTCAGAAAGATTTAATATTTCATGCAAGCTAATGATAGTTTAATCATTTTGTGGTAGATAGGTAAAAAGTACCACATATCCGCCAAAACAGCATAGGCCTATGTGTAGTTGAGAAGTAAATAATttatgtataattcattttttttttaaattatatttttaatataaaatcgCCCTGTAAATGTGTGGGGTCCGAATGTACCCCAAATAATACCATGTGTAGAGGGAAATGAGGAGCGTGTAAGAAAAACagcattataaataattatcttTTAAAGTATCACTAATTTGTCATGACAGAAAGATGTTTTTAGGGTCTCACAGCTGTCACTTCTGTGTCAGGTAGCCTATTAATAAACACTTATAAAACCAGGATGTCATTTCAATGTCATGTATAGGCTACCTGTTGAACAATGCATCCAAAATAATTGATAAACTAAATACTTCAGTTTTGTAGCAATGTATCTGTTTTGACGTCAAAAGCATCTTAAGAACATTTAGAGAAAAGCTTATCCCAGGCAATAAACACAAGCAGCATTATAAATAGTCTATATAAACAACATTGTTATCTAGAATAACAGGCCTGTTATGCCTTACATGCAGTGTAAGGTGTATTTGCTTTCTGTATGACGTGCTTCACTTACCTGGATTACCTCGATCACGTGATTATGTGGAACGCCTTCTCATTCCAATGATTTGTTTTCCTGTTATGTCTAAATGAAACTCTCAGGTGACTTTTTAAAAACTGTTGCATATGTTTATGAAACATGGTAGTAAACAACACACTATTGTTATTGATCACATTAAACAAATAGGCCTATTCCCAGAAAACAGAACCGTTTCCTTATAACTTTTCCACAATGCTGAGGTTGCATGGATGTTTTTGTAATAACCTAAAAAGAACCTATAGCATACAGAAcgttctcaaattgttatttttagattttattttataaacataACCTGATTTCTCAGGACATACATCAGTGATTAAGTGAGAATGGAAACAGAAAGTGACTGAGAAAGTTTTCAGAAACGAAACAATACTTTGAGGCGGGGCTTGAGTTGATGctttatactataaatattcACGCCTCTGCTCACTGTGACAGAGACACACTAGTTTATTTCTGTGTGACTTACTACAAGACTTATTCAAGAAAGCATTTCAGCGAAAGCCGTAGCAGCCTATTTGCACAACCCAGCTCGGTAAGCATAGCCTATTATGAAAATACTGGACATTATCGCTAATCTCCAGTTTTAAACATGTTGTGGTTGTTCTaatgcttttatattttatctcaTTTCAAGCAATGGAACTGAAAATAAAACTAATGGGTGGAGATGTGAGGTCGCTGGAGGTGAGAGATAATGCCACAGTTGGTGAACTCAAGCAGCTCATTTCTCATCTCTTCAATGTGCCTCCGAACAGCAAACAGAAGCTTTCTAGCGAAAACGGTCACCGTATCAGCCTTGATGATGACTCCAGAAGCCTCAGCACTTACGGTTTGTGCTCAGGCTCAGTGGTGATACTACTCATCCCAAAACCTGGACCTTTCCAAGTGTTCGTCAAGAACGTGAATGGCCAAACCAAAACCTATGATGTTGATGTCAATGAGACCGTAGATCAGCTCCAGACTAAGATCTTCCAGAAAGAGAGAGTCCCCAAGGATCAGCAGTGTCTGACTTGCAACACCAAACAACTAGAGGCTGGCAAGAAGTTGCAAGACTACGGCATCACACCTGGAAGCACCATTTTCATGACTCTTCGTCTCCGAGGTGGTTAATGGAGGAGATCAGCGTGACCAGGATTCATTAATGATCCAACTATTTATTAATGACTAAACATGCCAAAATATAATAGTCCTGAAAGACCCTTTTTAGTCGCTCTCTAGATAAGATGATCTCTAAATGTTTTTGGCCTAACATGTCTGGTGGGTATTCCAGAAAACAAGGTTAACTTACCGTCATATACCCTGAACTCTCGGCTGATTAACCCAATTGCTTACTCGAGCTATGCTGGTTCCAAAAACGCATCCAGGAATAAGTTCAGCTAACCCAGAGTTTGTTCCCGGTTAACACACAAGACATTCTCAACACAACAGAGAGCGATGCTTCATGATGGAAACAAATGCTAAGGAAAAGCGCGTCATACTTCCTTATTCTTTTGTTTAAAACCGAATTACATAACCTACTTAGTGCACATCGCCACCTATTTGGTGGTTGTGCAATcatttttttgaatgttttcattTAACCTCTTCAACCTCTACAACATACTATAATACTTATCACTTTCAGCAGTGTTTTATGTAATTTCAAAGGGTTTTCTCTAAAATGACACTTTAGATTTGGATAGGCggaaattacataaaaaagtaatattctTCCCTTCAGGTGCATTTGAATAACTCTTGCATGATAgagacaaaattattttttccagTGTTTGTTGAAATCTAAAATAAACTATCAAAACTGATAATTATTTAATGATAATCATGACTgataatcaatttaaaaaaaaaaaaaaagacaaccaTAATTGTTATAATTTTTTGCAATTTGGGTAGGTCAAATTGAAAAGGCGGAAATATCCAAAATGCAAATTTTTTAAGAAGATCAGGTTGTGTTCAGAGAGTAAGTTGCTATGGCTATTTAAATACCCTGAAAGTTTTTGGAATCGAAATGTGAGGTTATCCATTTGCTTACTTGCTTACTCTTAAACATACCCAGGTGTCACATAACCTGCTTTCTGAAATTCCCCCGATATCAGAATATTCAGGCTAGTTAAGTTgtgatttaatgtatttatcatGTTCCTTTCCTACATATGTGCCCTTTGTTGTTATGttatgcattgtatttttacgttgtaaataaaatgtaaataccACTCCTGTGCATTGTACATGTTTTATCGACTTTGTGGAGTAACTGGTAAACACAAAACCACAACTAATCATTTCAAACTAACATTTTCATATTGTGGATCACTGGATGTAAAATATcatattgtattaaaattagTCTATGTATTTCCATTTTGAAAAGAATAAAAAGCTGATCACAAATgtgttaattttcttttttatttgatcaaaattatgacattatcACTTCTCATAAAACTATATGTCCTCAGACCATAGCTCAATGCTTCAGAGTAAAACCTATTTTAAATGTAAGGAAAACAGCATTATAATGAATTATCTTTTAAAGTGTCACTAtttatcatgacagaaatatgtagttaaaaataaaaatgtttaaataaaaatattttttatagcgTGTCAGCAGTCCCTTCATGTCAAGAAAATGCGAAATGCCTTAAACGTgccaaaatataaaacattccTACTGAAAGACACTTTTTAGTCACTGTCTAGTTAAGATGAACTATAATTGTAGGCCAAACATGTCTGAtattaggctatttattttaaataatttaatgtatttataattgAATAAATTGATAAAATATGGAATAAGTAACTGGTAAACACAaaacatattataatatattattattatattgcattattGTCTAGATATTTCCATTTTGAAATGAATAGGAGCTGATCACAAATGTATGTTCATTAATTGTCtttgtatttgatcaaaattaagACATTATCATTTACTTTCCATAAAACCATCACTAACCATTAGGCAGTAATGGTCAGCGAGTCCGACTGATAACCCAAAGATTGCTGGTTTGATTTACCAGCAGGAAATAACTGAGGTGTTACCCCCAATCGCTCCCTGGTGCCACAACataatggctgcccactgctccaggTGTGTATCATGGTTTGCTGTGTTTGTGTATTCACTACTCTggtgtgtgcactaacttggaAGTGTTAAATGCAGAGTACTGGGTTACCATGGCCTTCACATGTTATGTTCACTTTCACTGTTCTGAGACCATAACGAGACCATAACTCAATACTTCACATAGGCTAGTAAAACCTATTTTAACCCTCATATGGTCTTTGGGGTCCTCATTTGATGTTTCCCTCATTAAAAAACATTGTTCCCTTCAGCATGAGATTTTTTGACTTTTGTTGCAATATCtatctaaacacacacacacacacacacacacacacacacacacacaaactgggCTTGATTCGGTTGTTTTGAAGAAATGTACAaacaaaagaattaaaaaaaaaaaaaaaaaaaaaaaaatcacactcaTGGTCTTCCGTGTCTGAACGGACCCCacattgaaagtgaatgggaaAGACAAaactactatttttattttttagataaaatCAGTAAATCCAGCATAAATCTGAAAATGTTCTCACAGGAATGAAGGCCTGGTACTAGAGTACAAATGCAATGTGAAACAAACacgctcactcacacacacacacacacacacacacacacacacacacacacacacacacacacacacacacatacacacgtgTGTGACTGCAACAGACAGCATTTGCATAgaatttggcaaaaaaaaaaaaaaaaaaaagtcaaaattatgaagaggtgagacacaacacacatgcacacacacaacttGTTCATTGCTTATTactattagttttattttttttttttttaaatattaagttaatgtttttttctttttacattttgtttattgTACTTTGTGAATACAATCTGACTCAAGTTTTTTTAGTGGGATtttagctatattttttttttgcaaatttgtAGCATTTTTGCAAAAACATACACTTCAAAACACCTACAAACAACAAATTCTAACCATTcacaaaaatactgattttatgtgtgtatatatatatatatatatattatatatatatatatatatatatatatatgttgtgaTAGGAGCAGTTGTCCACATTCAGAAATATGAATGCATCTCTATGGGCCTCTGCTGGATATATATGGTAATTACACTTGATTTGAGGTTTTCTTCTAAACAGCAAAtgtcaaacaaataaatatcgAGAAACTCCTTTTTCATTTAGatcatcattaaagtaatttttttcatATGCAAGCTAATGGTATAGTTGGGTATTTTTTTTTGGTAAGTAAAAAAAGTACCACATATCCccaaaacattatatatatatatatatatatatatatatatatatatatatatatatatatatatatatatatatatatatatatatatatatatatatatatatatcttttgaattaaaaaaaatatatatatatatatattttaattcaaaagatatatatatatatatatatatatatatatatatatcttttgaattaaaaaaaaaatatatatatatatattttaattcaaaagatatatatatatatatatatatatatatatatatatatatatatatatatatatatatatatatatatcttttgaattaaaatatatatatttctatataatcGCTCTGTAAATGTGTGGGGTCCAAATGACCATGAGTGACATGAGGAGTGTATGAGGGTTAAATATAAGAAAAACagcattataaataattatcttCTAAAGTATCAGTAATTTGTCATGACAGAATGATGtagtaaaacaaaaatatttgtttttaggGTCTCACAGCTGTCCCTTCTGTTCTGTCAGGTATTAATGAAAACACTTCTAAAATCAGGAAACATTTTATGTCATGTATTGACACGTTGAAAAATCCATCCAAAataattgataaataaacttttaACTTATTTTTGTTGCCATGTATCTGTTTTGTTGTCAAAAGCGTCTTAAGAACATTTAGGGAAAATCGTATCAGGCAATAAACACAAACAGCATTATAAATAGCCTAAATAAACTAAATTGTCATCTACAGGTAGGGCCTGTTGTGCACCTTTACATGCAATGTGTAAGGTGTATTTGCTTTCTGTATGACGTGCTTACCTGGATTTCCCCGATCACGTGATCATTGGAATGCCTTctcattcaaatgatttgttttCCTGTTATGTATAAATGAAACTCTCGGGCTCCATAGATGactgtttttaaaaagaaactttattcattttatgtttatgaaaCATCTATGTTGATATGCACTGTTGTTAATGTAGATTACAATAAAAACCCAGCAAACACAGAACGTTCTCCTAGCGTTTGAACTTTTCCACAATGCTGAGGTTGCATGGATGTTTTTGTAATAACCTAAAAAGAACCTATAGCATACAGAAcgttctcaaattgttatttttaggcattctttttttttataaccatAAACATAACCTTTCCAGTCCGATCCAAAAAATATTGGATAAAGTAAACGagatttatcattattttttttaaacttaactgaataaatgtgttttataggctatatactgtatgtagcCTATTGTTTATTTGCACTGAATGTCATGTTGATCAATGATTTCTCAGGACTTACATCAGCGAATACGTGAGAATGGAAACAGAAAGTGACTGAGTAAGTTTATCGAAAACGAAAGAGGCGGGGCTTGAGTCGATGctttatactataaatattcACGCCTCTGCTCACTGTGACAGAGACACACTAGTTGATTTCTGTGTGACTTACTACAAGACTTATTCAAGAAAGCATTTCAGCGAAAGCCGTAGTATTTGCACAACCCAGCTCGGTAAGCATAgcctattatatattatatattggaCATTAATATTAACGCTAATCtccagttttaaatatgtatgttGAAGTTGTAATTGTTCtaattcttttatattttatctcaTGTCAGGCAATGGAACTGAAAATAAAACTATTGGGTGGAGATGTGAGGTCGCTGGAGGTGAGAGATAATGCCACAGTTGGTGAACTCAAGCAGCTCATTTCTCATCTCTTCAATGTGCCTCCGAACAGCAAACAGAAGCTTTCTAGCGAAAACGGTCACCGTATCAGCCTTGATGATGACTCCAGAAGCCTCAGCACTTACGGTTTGTGCTCAG
Proteins encoded:
- the LOC137034175 gene encoding polyubiquitin-like isoform X1; translation: MLYTINIHASAHCDRDTLVDFCVTYYKTYSRKHFSESRSICTTQLAMELKIKLMGGDVRSLEVRDNATVGELKQLISHLFNVPPNSKQKLSSENGHRISLDDDSRSLSTYGLCSGSVVILLIPKPGPFQVFVKNVNGQTKTYDVDVNETVDQLQTKIFQKERVPKDQQCLTCNTKQLEAGKKLQDYGITPGSTIFMTLRLRGG
- the LOC137034175 gene encoding uncharacterized protein isoform X2; translation: MELKIKLMGGDVRSLEVRDNATVGELKQLISHLFNVPPNSKQKLSSENGHRISLDDDSRSLSTYGLCSGSVVILLIPKPGPFQVFVKNVNGQTKTYDVDVNETVDQLQTKIFQKERVPKDQQCLTCNTKQLEAGKKLQDYGITPGSTIFMTLRLRGG